Proteins encoded by one window of Toxotes jaculatrix isolate fToxJac2 chromosome 22, fToxJac2.pri, whole genome shotgun sequence:
- the LOC121176214 gene encoding cytochrome c oxidase assembly factor 6 homolog isoform X1, whose protein sequence is MLCASFILLSAAVSKLVTKLLGFSRVPTVSRWVLGFYGVTGTNRSGGGNEEILWEVVTLHSSQAAMTAPSSAQRKACWEARDQLWKCLDDNEDKAASCQNFQKEFEAKCPAQWVKYFIKRRDFLKYKEKMQTDGFTPAEGPRQPS, encoded by the exons ATGTTGTGCGCGTCCTTCATTCTGCTCAGTGCTGCGGTCTCTAAACTCGTTACAAAACTCTTGGGTTTTTCTAGAGTACCAACAGTATCACGCTGGGTTTTAGGGTTTTATGGAGTGACAGGAACAAACCGCAGCGGTGGTGGGAACGAAGAAATCCTGTGGGAGGTTGTAACCTTGCATTCA AGTCAAGCAGCGATGACAGCTCCAAGTTCAGCACAGAGGAAGGCCTGCTGGGAGGCAAGAGACCAGCTGTGGAAATGTCTGGATGACAATGAGGACAAAGCTGCATCCTGCCAGAACTTCCAGAAGGAATTTGAGGCAAAATGCCCCGCTCAGTGG GTGAAATATTTCATAAAGAGGAGAGATTTCTTGAAATACAAGGAGAAGATGCAGACAGATGGGTTCACACCTGCTGAAGGCCCACGGCAGCCCTCCTAA
- the LOC121176214 gene encoding cytochrome c oxidase assembly factor 6 homolog isoform X2, which yields MTAPSSAQRKACWEARDQLWKCLDDNEDKAASCQNFQKEFEAKCPAQWVKYFIKRRDFLKYKEKMQTDGFTPAEGPRQPS from the exons ATGACAGCTCCAAGTTCAGCACAGAGGAAGGCCTGCTGGGAGGCAAGAGACCAGCTGTGGAAATGTCTGGATGACAATGAGGACAAAGCTGCATCCTGCCAGAACTTCCAGAAGGAATTTGAGGCAAAATGCCCCGCTCAGTGG GTGAAATATTTCATAAAGAGGAGAGATTTCTTGAAATACAAGGAGAAGATGCAGACAGATGGGTTCACACCTGCTGAAGGCCCACGGCAGCCCTCCTAA